One segment of Strix aluco isolate bStrAlu1 chromosome 4, bStrAlu1.hap1, whole genome shotgun sequence DNA contains the following:
- the PAIP2B gene encoding polyadenylate-binding protein-interacting protein 2B yields the protein MMNGSDLASTTASSPKSKEDQVVNGHDEKENNPFAEYMWMENEEDFNRQVEEELQEQEFLDRCFQEMLEEEDQDWFIPSRDLPQGMGQLQQQLNGLSVGDSHGSEDILSKSNLNPDAKEFVPGVKY from the exons ATGATGAATGGCTCCGACCTCGCCAGCACCACGGCGTCCAGTCCCAAATCCAAAGAGGACCAAGTAGTGAACGGCCACGATGAGAAGGAAAACAACCCCTTTGCAGAGTACATGTGGATGGAGAACGAAGAAGACTTCAACAGACAG GTggaggaggagctgcaggagcaggagtTTCTCGACCGCTGCTTCCAGGAGATGCTGGAGGAAGAAGACCAGGACTGGTTCATTCCATCGCGTGACCTGCCCCAGGGCatggggcagctgcagcagcagctcaatGGGCTCTCGGTCGGCGACAGCCACGGGTCCGAGGACATTCTG agcaaaagcaacttgaatCCGGATGCCAAGGAGTTTGTGCCCGGCGTGAAGTACTGA